From a single Poseidonibacter antarcticus genomic region:
- a CDS encoding flagellar hook-associated protein FlgK produces the protein MLSTLNVSQTGLNAAQVAVENVSNNIANENTPGYKKRVVNLSEISQTSSSLTGQGVDASSSYRITSQYMYDNIISENSKVNEYEKLSSTLGNVEFVFNETDQSGFSIDLNNYLQSVENLRSNPTSEIAKTTLKNDGNNLVKSLQNIYSSIEKQEALEKEDLYSNVSNINDILQEIGYVNEKLGEYNSSSNALLDKRDLLEKELSQYVDIDVSTINDSYELKISGETVVRSNINVNEVSIEEEQLPQIDKYVQDDASNINIGTFDNDDIISYKINNEFEVSVQNGEVMDFDVDGDGTLEIGVTVDSSNYIRALSHKINTTTELANLVEAYNGNYQVDEEGNENLLYPDQDNFLLVKSKVSGTEGSFEGRITLLEQGDDSDSLTITNKVNYFANEDYSDEAQSRVYLAIYEKEIPVNSGILKSQIDNLDSTSYNNKIQSYKDKLDSFAQTLSDLTDNYLKSGEEYVYGDISVDSAIDSAYLTSESNNINLFSGSDVMSLKFNENSVNDLDQKDLDYLSTLQWKKDISFTGEEQDPSNSSASSLSEFFQELRISVASDKENNDFLLETQESVVQSLESSYDLLTKVDSDEEMINLIKFQAAYTANAKIITTIDEMLQVLLGLKS, from the coding sequence ATGCTAAGTACTTTAAATGTTTCTCAGACAGGGTTAAATGCCGCACAAGTTGCTGTAGAAAATGTATCAAATAATATTGCTAATGAGAATACTCCTGGGTATAAAAAAAGAGTTGTTAATCTTAGTGAGATTTCACAAACAAGTAGTAGTCTAACAGGTCAAGGTGTTGATGCTAGTAGCTCGTATAGAATAACTTCACAATATATGTATGATAATATCATATCTGAAAACTCTAAAGTTAATGAGTATGAGAAATTATCTTCTACTCTTGGAAATGTTGAATTTGTATTTAATGAAACAGATCAAAGTGGTTTCTCAATTGATTTAAATAATTATTTACAATCAGTAGAGAATCTAAGATCAAATCCTACTTCAGAAATAGCGAAAACTACTTTAAAAAATGATGGTAATAACTTAGTTAAATCATTACAAAATATTTATTCAAGTATTGAGAAACAAGAAGCTTTAGAAAAAGAAGACTTATATTCAAATGTATCAAATATAAATGATATTCTTCAAGAAATTGGATATGTAAATGAGAAATTAGGAGAATATAATAGTTCTTCTAATGCACTTTTAGATAAAAGAGATCTCTTAGAAAAAGAATTATCTCAATATGTAGATATTGATGTTTCAACTATTAATGATAGTTATGAACTAAAGATTTCAGGAGAAACAGTAGTTAGGTCTAATATAAATGTTAATGAAGTTAGTATTGAAGAAGAACAATTACCTCAAATTGATAAGTATGTGCAAGATGATGCTTCTAATATAAATATTGGTACTTTTGACAATGATGATATTATTTCATATAAAATTAATAATGAATTTGAAGTTAGCGTACAAAATGGTGAAGTTATGGATTTTGATGTTGATGGTGATGGTACTCTTGAAATAGGTGTTACTGTTGATTCTTCAAATTATATAAGAGCTTTAAGTCATAAAATTAATACTACTACAGAATTAGCTAACTTAGTTGAAGCTTATAATGGTAATTATCAAGTAGATGAAGAAGGAAATGAAAACTTACTTTATCCTGATCAAGATAACTTTTTATTAGTCAAATCAAAAGTTTCAGGAACAGAAGGTAGCTTTGAAGGTAGAATTACTTTACTTGAACAAGGTGATGACTCAGATTCTTTAACTATTACGAATAAGGTTAATTACTTTGCAAATGAAGATTATAGTGATGAAGCACAATCAAGAGTATATTTAGCTATTTATGAAAAAGAAATACCTGTTAATAGTGGAATACTAAAATCACAAATTGATAACTTAGATTCAACTTCATATAATAATAAGATTCAAAGTTATAAAGATAAATTAGATTCATTTGCACAAACTTTAAGTGATTTAACTGATAATTATTTGAAAAGTGGTGAAGAATATGTTTATGGAGATATTAGTGTTGATTCTGCTATTGATAGTGCATATTTGACAAGTGAATCTAACAATATTAATTTATTTTCAGGCTCAGATGTTATGTCTCTTAAATTTAATGAAAATTCGGTAAATGATTTAGATCAAAAAGATTTAGATTATCTTTCTACTTTACAATGGAAAAAAGATATTTCATTTACAGGAGAAGAACAAGATCCATCAAATAGTTCTGCTTCTTCACTATCAGAATTTTTTCAAGAATTAAGAATTAGTGTTGCTTCAGATAAAGAAAACAATGATTTTTTATTAGAAACACAAGAGAGTGTTGTTCAATCTTTAGAGAGTTCATATGACTTATTGACTAAAGTTGATTCAGATGAAGAAATGATAAATTTAATCAAATTCCAAGCAGCTTATACTGCTAATGCAAAGATTATAACTACAATAGATGAAATGCTGCAAGTATTACTTGGATTAAAAAGTTAA
- the fliD gene encoding flagellar filament capping protein FliD yields MADGILGLGSGQAASLNNELIDKLKSAERESTVAPIETDIEDIATENEVFATIDEKIDELLETVKVFDLFVTGGATAFDQKSATTSGDSVVFNADDVSALNTGITTVNVTDLAQKDVYQSNTIDETIKDVAITGLGNLTINSTTFTTEGKTYEELADEINLTEGINASLEQVGNNSYRLVLKSDETGVDNALNISGDASTALGLDLEENNILKAQNMQATVDGVAYSISSNNLEVDGLTISATKTGESSINISKDTSTIETSMNDFVTKYNELIGLIEDELYSSDSVIEDKSALRDIISQVKDKLFGSYGDNSDKSIFNYGFELGSTGVLSLDSTVFNAALEEDPEGMKNIFIGTAENKGIGTQLKELIDNMGYTEGVIGLYESSLQTREDNLNDELELAEEALEDKYSQLATQFASYSAIITQYETSFSGLSLMIEQSTSA; encoded by the coding sequence ATGGCTGATGGTATTTTAGGTTTAGGTTCAGGACAAGCTGCATCGTTAAATAATGAATTAATTGACAAGTTGAAAAGTGCAGAGCGTGAATCAACTGTTGCCCCAATTGAAACAGATATAGAAGATATAGCTACAGAAAATGAAGTATTTGCTACTATTGATGAGAAAATTGATGAATTATTAGAAACTGTTAAAGTTTTTGACCTGTTTGTAACTGGAGGAGCTACTGCATTTGATCAAAAATCAGCAACTACTTCTGGAGATTCTGTGGTATTTAATGCTGATGATGTATCAGCTTTAAATACAGGGATTACAACAGTTAATGTTACTGATTTAGCTCAAAAAGATGTATATCAATCAAATACAATTGATGAAACAATTAAAGATGTTGCTATTACTGGTCTTGGTAATTTAACTATTAATTCTACAACTTTTACAACTGAAGGTAAGACTTACGAAGAGTTAGCAGATGAAATTAATTTAACAGAAGGTATTAATGCTTCACTTGAACAAGTAGGAAACAATTCATACAGATTAGTTCTAAAAAGTGATGAAACTGGAGTTGATAATGCTCTAAATATATCAGGTGATGCTTCAACAGCTTTAGGATTAGATCTTGAAGAAAATAATATTCTAAAAGCACAAAATATGCAAGCAACAGTAGATGGTGTAGCGTATAGTATCTCTTCTAATAATTTAGAAGTAGATGGACTAACAATTTCTGCAACTAAAACTGGTGAATCTAGTATTAATATATCAAAAGATACTAGTACGATTGAAACAAGTATGAATGATTTTGTTACAAAATATAATGAACTTATTGGTTTAATTGAGGATGAACTATATTCAAGTGATTCAGTTATTGAAGATAAATCTGCATTAAGGGATATTATATCACAAGTAAAAGATAAGTTATTTGGTTCTTATGGAGATAATTCTGATAAATCTATATTTAATTATGGGTTTGAATTAGGTTCAACAGGTGTACTTTCTTTAGACTCCACAGTTTTTAATGCTGCTTTAGAAGAAGATCCAGAAGGAATGAAAAATATTTTTATTGGAACTGCTGAAAATAAAGGTATTGGTACTCAACTTAAAGAATTAATTGATAATATGGGTTATACTGAGGGAGTTATTGGTTTATATGAAAGTTCTCTTCAAACAAGAGAGGATAACTTAAATGATGAGTTAGAATTAGCTGAAGAAGCTTTAGAAGATAAATATAGCCAGTTAGCTACACAATTTGCTTCTTATTCGGCAATTATTACTCAATATGAAACATCATTTTCAGGTTTATCATTAATGATTGAACAATCAACTTCTGCATAA
- the fliS gene encoding flagellar export chaperone FliS has product MGIEAYNQQNAVSDDPYVLVLKLYEGVIKYLSFVKSSIEDGNIEAKFIYINKSIAIFDELRNVLDFDGGDVAYYLDGLYLYQIETLFTAGVNDNINSINQVMKVTQGLIDAWKDETGL; this is encoded by the coding sequence ATGGGAATAGAAGCCTATAATCAACAAAATGCAGTATCTGATGATCCTTATGTTTTAGTTTTAAAACTTTATGAAGGAGTTATTAAATACTTGTCTTTTGTAAAAAGTTCAATAGAAGATGGGAATATTGAAGCAAAATTTATATATATAAATAAATCAATTGCTATATTTGATGAATTAAGAAATGTTCTTGATTTTGATGGTGGAGATGTAGCTTATTATCTTGATGGTTTATATCTTTATCAAATTGAGACGCTTTTTACAGCAGGTGTTAATGATAATATTAACTCTATAAATCAAGTAATGAAAGTTACACAAGGATTAATTGACGCATGGAAAGACGAAACAGGTCTATAA
- the tilS gene encoding tRNA lysidine(34) synthetase TilS, producing the protein MNLDFSVIKESKNLLAFSAGIDSSALFFLLLKQNIQFDIIIVNYNTREQSKKELQYAKDLAHKYKKNIFYKEVNILSKSNFEKTARDIRYSFFNEIIKRHSYDVLITAHQLNDKLEWFLMQLSKGAGLIELIGFNECEQKDSFKIYKPLLKISKEELKNFLDKNHIEYFIDSSNYEQKYKRNYFRHNFSDKFINEYKNGIVNSFDYLQKDISSLNFDSSALLEIENLEIFKNLNDTNLNIRVIDLSLKKRGVLLSTAQREEILKQKSIIISDKIAISIEKDYIWICPKSTEIMDKKFKERCRIAKIPKNIRAYIKEREINLKSLVF; encoded by the coding sequence ATGAACTTAGATTTTAGTGTAATAAAAGAATCAAAAAACTTACTTGCTTTTTCAGCAGGTATTGATTCTTCTGCACTATTTTTTTTACTTTTAAAACAAAATATCCAATTTGATATTATTATTGTTAATTACAATACAAGAGAACAATCAAAAAAAGAACTCCAATACGCAAAAGATTTAGCACATAAATATAAGAAAAATATTTTCTATAAAGAAGTTAATATTTTATCAAAATCAAATTTTGAAAAAACAGCTAGAGATATTAGATACTCATTTTTTAATGAAATAATAAAAAGACATTCATATGATGTATTAATTACCGCTCACCAACTAAATGATAAGTTAGAATGGTTTCTTATGCAACTTAGTAAAGGAGCAGGATTAATAGAGTTAATAGGCTTTAATGAATGTGAACAAAAAGATTCATTTAAAATTTATAAACCCTTACTAAAAATTTCTAAAGAAGAATTAAAAAACTTTTTGGATAAAAATCATATTGAATATTTTATTGATTCAAGTAACTATGAACAAAAATATAAAAGAAATTATTTTAGACATAATTTTTCTGATAAATTTATAAACGAATATAAAAATGGAATAGTAAATTCATTTGATTATTTACAAAAAGATATAAGTTCATTAAATTTTGATAGTTCAGCTTTATTAGAAATAGAAAATTTAGAAATTTTTAAAAACTTAAATGATACAAATCTAAATATTAGAGTTATTGATTTATCACTAAAAAAAAGAGGTGTCTTACTTTCAACTGCTCAAAGAGAAGAGATTTTAAAACAAAAATCGATTATTATCTCAGATAAAATAGCAATTTCAATAGAAAAAGATTATATTTGGATTTGTCCAAAATCTACTGAAATTATGGACAAAAAATTTAAAGAAAGATGTAGAATTGCAAAAATTCCTAAAAACATAAGAGCTTATATTAAAGAAAGAGAGATTAATTTAAAAAGTTTAGTGTTTTAA
- the rimO gene encoding 30S ribosomal protein S12 methylthiotransferase RimO, with product MKFSTQNPLKSLHLVSLGCTKNLVDSEIMLGKLKDYKISDDATTADVLIVNTCGFIDSAKEESINTILDLDAQRKEESVLVVAGCLTQRYQEELQKEIPEVDIFTGVGDYDRIDELVNEKRSAFTNQVFLASEDNERVITGSSYHAYVKLSEGCNQACSFCAIPSFKGKLHSRTLESLVKEVKSLVSKGYIDFSFVSQDSSSFLRDQGIKDGLEQLVNEVSKIEGIKTARILYLYPSTTTLSLIDTIADSKTFENYFDMPLQHITPSMLKIMKRGKGVDKLNELMDYMKSKPNSFVRTTFIAGHPGETQEDHDALCEYIENYKFDRANVFSYSTEEGTTAAKSKDLVPQEIIDQRADAIGEIIAQTTQESLEKEVGKTFEVYIDGESDEHEFLLSARKTTWAPDIDGEIYINDNELYDENNPEQLAFGKIYTVKVTELSGDKLLATVIK from the coding sequence ATGAAATTTTCAACACAAAACCCTCTTAAATCTTTGCATCTTGTATCTTTAGGTTGTACTAAAAATTTAGTTGACTCAGAGATTATGCTAGGTAAACTAAAAGATTATAAAATTAGTGATGATGCTACAACTGCCGATGTTTTAATAGTAAATACATGTGGATTTATTGACTCTGCTAAAGAAGAAAGTATTAATACTATTTTAGATTTAGATGCCCAAAGAAAAGAAGAATCGGTATTAGTTGTTGCTGGTTGTTTAACACAAAGATACCAAGAAGAACTTCAAAAAGAAATTCCTGAAGTTGATATTTTTACAGGTGTTGGAGATTATGATAGAATCGACGAACTTGTAAATGAAAAAAGAAGTGCTTTTACAAATCAAGTATTTTTAGCATCTGAAGATAATGAAAGAGTTATAACAGGTTCTTCATATCACGCTTATGTAAAATTAAGTGAAGGATGTAATCAAGCCTGTTCATTCTGTGCAATTCCTAGTTTTAAAGGTAAACTGCACTCTAGAACGCTTGAATCACTTGTTAAAGAAGTAAAATCACTTGTATCAAAAGGTTATATTGATTTTTCTTTTGTATCTCAAGATTCATCATCATTTTTAAGAGATCAAGGAATTAAAGATGGTTTAGAACAATTAGTAAATGAAGTTAGTAAAATCGAAGGTATTAAAACTGCTAGAATTTTATATCTTTACCCATCTACTACAACTTTATCTTTAATTGATACAATTGCTGATTCTAAGACTTTTGAAAACTATTTTGATATGCCTTTACAACATATAACTCCTTCTATGCTTAAAATTATGAAAAGAGGAAAAGGTGTTGATAAATTAAATGAATTAATGGATTATATGAAATCAAAACCAAATTCATTTGTAAGAACAACTTTTATAGCTGGACATCCTGGTGAAACACAAGAAGATCACGACGCATTATGTGAATATATTGAAAACTACAAATTCGATCGTGCAAATGTATTTTCTTATTCAACAGAAGAAGGAACAACAGCTGCTAAATCAAAAGATTTAGTTCCTCAAGAAATTATTGACCAAAGAGCAGATGCAATTGGTGAGATAATTGCTCAAACTACACAAGAATCATTAGAAAAAGAAGTTGGTAAAACTTTTGAAGTTTATATTGATGGAGAGAGTGATGAACATGAGTTTTTATTAAGTGCTAGAAAAACTACATGGGCGCCTGATATTGATGGTGAAATTTATATTAATGACAATGAACTTTATGATGAAAACAATCCAGAACAACTAGCATTTGGGAAAATATATACAGTAAAAGTTACTGAACTTTCAGGTGATAAACTATTAGCAACTGTTATTAAATAA
- the panC gene encoding pantoate--beta-alanine ligase: MKILKTVEELQNIRKTISSNVGFVPTMGALHNGHISLIKKAREENDIVIVSIFLNPTQFLPGEDLDNYPRRDEADKRICELCKVDYLFMPEISTMYEKEEVLIKAPNKSYILEGKTRPGHFDGVLQVVLKLFGIVQPTNAYFGKKDAQQLTLIMQMVKNLFLCVNIVPCEIVREEDGLALSSRNIYLDSNQRKDALCLSQSLFMAGALISRGERNSQIIKDRINEVMKDLDIEYIAIVDREFNEIDTIEVKNTIILIVVRFGKTRLLDNIWL, encoded by the coding sequence TTGAAAATATTAAAAACTGTTGAAGAACTTCAAAACATAAGAAAAACTATATCATCAAATGTAGGTTTTGTACCAACAATGGGTGCTTTACACAATGGTCATATATCATTGATTAAAAAAGCAAGAGAAGAAAATGATATTGTAATTGTATCTATATTCTTAAATCCTACACAGTTTCTTCCAGGTGAAGATCTTGATAATTATCCAAGACGTGATGAAGCTGATAAAAGAATTTGTGAATTATGTAAGGTTGACTATTTATTTATGCCTGAGATTTCTACTATGTATGAAAAAGAAGAAGTCTTAATTAAAGCACCAAATAAAAGTTATATTTTAGAAGGGAAAACAAGACCTGGGCATTTTGATGGTGTCTTACAAGTTGTTTTAAAACTATTTGGTATTGTACAACCAACAAATGCATATTTTGGGAAAAAAGATGCTCAGCAATTAACACTTATAATGCAAATGGTAAAAAACTTATTTCTTTGCGTAAATATTGTACCGTGTGAAATAGTAAGAGAAGAAGATGGACTAGCATTAAGTTCAAGAAATATTTATTTAGATAGCAATCAAAGAAAAGATGCTTTATGTTTATCTCAATCTTTATTTATGGCAGGAGCACTTATTTCAAGAGGGGAAAGAAATTCTCAAATTATAAAAGATAGAATCAATGAAGTTATGAAAGACTTAGATATTGAATATATTGCAATTGTTGATAGAGAATTTAATGAAATAGATACTATTGAAGTTAAAAATACAATTATCTTAATTGTTGTACGATTTGGAAAGACAAGACTACTTGATAATATTTGGCTATAA
- a CDS encoding ABC transporter permease — protein MKLFLNKLLYLIIMLFIISLISFLAINLAPNSFFASGALNPNITEESIAQLKAIYGLDKPLYMQFYSWFIAILQFDFGISFASGSMVKDEILTRMPITLIINIISMLFIFVLSLYLGIKAALNKNSFFDKFVGQLSLISFSMPSFYLALLGVLVFSITYEVLPIAGLHSIPDDGSLNYYLDYAWHLILPITIIVFGGIGSLTLYIRSLTIEILKSDYIFFARSRGLSNKQILRYYILPNLYPPVITLLGLSLPGIIGGSVILETIFSIDGMGLLFFQSALSHDYPVIMGILIIGAFLTLIGNMIADLVLLNLNPNYDGK, from the coding sequence ATGAAACTATTTCTCAATAAACTATTATACTTAATTATCATGCTTTTTATTATTAGCTTGATATCTTTTTTAGCAATAAATCTTGCACCTAATTCTTTTTTTGCAAGTGGTGCTTTAAATCCTAATATTACTGAAGAATCTATTGCTCAGTTAAAGGCTATTTATGGTTTGGATAAGCCCTTATATATGCAATTTTACTCTTGGTTTATAGCTATTTTACAATTTGATTTTGGCATTTCTTTTGCAAGTGGTTCCATGGTAAAAGATGAGATATTAACTAGAATGCCTATTACTTTGATTATTAATATAATATCTATGCTTTTTATTTTTGTATTATCATTATATTTAGGAATAAAAGCTGCTTTAAATAAAAACAGTTTTTTTGATAAGTTTGTTGGTCAGTTATCGCTTATTAGTTTTTCTATGCCTTCATTTTATCTAGCACTTTTAGGAGTTTTAGTATTTTCAATTACTTATGAGGTTTTACCAATTGCTGGACTTCATTCGATTCCTGATGATGGTAGTTTGAACTATTATTTAGATTATGCTTGGCATTTGATTTTGCCTATTACTATTATTGTATTTGGTGGAATTGGTAGTTTAACTTTATATATTCGTTCACTTACAATAGAAATACTTAAATCTGATTATATATTTTTTGCACGTTCTCGTGGATTAAGTAATAAACAAATTCTAAGATATTATATTTTACCAAATTTATACCCACCTGTTATTACTTTACTTGGGCTTTCTCTTCCTGGTATTATTGGAGGATCTGTGATATTAGAAACAATTTTTTCTATCGATGGAATGGGCTTATTATTTTTCCAAAGTGCATTAAGTCACGATTATCCTGTAATTATGGGAATATTAATCATTGGAGCATTTTTAACATTAATTGGAAATATGATTGCTGATTTGGTTTTACTTAACTTAAATCCAAATTATGATGGAAAGTGA
- the acpS gene encoding holo-ACP synthase, with protein sequence MIGIDVVSINRIKRMHEKFGIKAYEKFLNSNEIELIKRVETAAGFWAAKEAASKAIGTGIGGVCGFHDIKISKTNKGAPKIKYKKKIRKKFNIKESHLSITHDSGFAIAVVQNIFN encoded by the coding sequence ATGATAGGAATAGATGTAGTTTCGATTAATAGAATAAAAAGAATGCACGAAAAATTTGGTATTAAAGCGTATGAAAAGTTTTTAAATTCAAATGAAATTGAATTAATAAAAAGAGTAGAAACAGCAGCTGGTTTCTGGGCTGCCAAAGAGGCTGCTAGTAAAGCAATAGGTACAGGTATTGGTGGAGTTTGTGGCTTTCATGATATCAAGATATCAAAAACTAATAAAGGTGCACCAAAAATAAAGTATAAAAAAAAGATAAGAAAAAAGTTTAATATTAAAGAATCACATTTATCTATAACACATGATTCGGGTTTTGCCATAGCTGTAGTTCAAAATATTTTTAATTAA
- a CDS encoding IclR family transcriptional regulator → MPTQIKSLSKGLKIYKYIVDYGKPIQARTLCEKLQIDKSTMSRLLRTLEDEGFISYLENSREIIANDIAIKTNQATRIELLIQKTKILLEEISQKTDETAYLGIFDEYKLLYLNQIDTTNRKLTTRSKIGVQTQLYTNALGKSILAFGNYNLEQLKLNQYTNNTITDIKNLDTQLNLVRDKGFSIDNKEYQDGMCCVGVPLFNTDNILIGAVGISGSSTRLDSKKLDSIGKKISNLVETYKIIY, encoded by the coding sequence ATGCCAACTCAAATAAAATCTTTATCAAAAGGCTTGAAAATTTACAAGTATATTGTAGATTATGGTAAACCAATACAAGCAAGAACTTTATGTGAAAAACTTCAAATTGATAAAAGTACAATGTCAAGATTACTTAGAACATTAGAGGATGAAGGCTTTATAAGTTACTTAGAAAACTCACGTGAGATAATAGCCAATGATATTGCAATTAAAACAAATCAAGCAACAAGAATAGAGCTATTAATTCAAAAAACAAAAATATTATTAGAAGAAATAAGTCAAAAGACTGATGAAACAGCTTATCTTGGAATATTTGATGAGTATAAATTATTATATTTAAATCAAATAGATACAACAAATAGAAAACTTACTACAAGAAGTAAAATTGGAGTTCAAACACAATTATATACAAATGCCTTAGGAAAATCTATTTTAGCTTTTGGAAATTATAATTTAGAACAATTAAAATTAAATCAATATACAAATAATACAATTACAGATATTAAGAACTTAGACACTCAACTTAATTTAGTAAGAGATAAAGGATTTTCTATTGATAACAAAGAGTATCAAGATGGAATGTGTTGTGTTGGTGTTCCTTTATTTAATACAGATAATATCTTAATAGGAGCTGTCGGGATTTCAGGTTCTTCTACAAGATTAGATTCAAAGAAACTAGACTCTATTGGAAAAAAGATATCTAATTTAGTTGAAACTTATAAAATAATATATTAA
- a CDS encoding DJ-1/PfpI family protein yields MSKKILILAGDFVEDYELMVPFQCLKMLGYEVDVVCPNKKADEQIKTAIHDFEGDQTYTEKPGHNFTLNANFDDVIESNYDGLLIPGGRSSEYIRLDKRVIEIVQEFNTKNKPIASVCHGILVLAAAGIIKDRTCSCYPACAPDVTLNGGTWADIGFEDAIVDKNLVTAAAWPAHPVWLAKFHDMLK; encoded by the coding sequence ATGTCAAAAAAGATTTTAATATTAGCTGGAGATTTTGTTGAAGATTATGAACTAATGGTTCCTTTTCAATGTTTAAAAATGTTAGGTTATGAAGTTGATGTTGTTTGTCCAAATAAAAAAGCAGATGAACAAATTAAAACTGCAATTCATGACTTTGAAGGTGATCAAACATATACTGAAAAACCTGGCCATAACTTCACATTAAATGCAAACTTTGATGATGTAATTGAAAGTAATTATGATGGTTTATTAATTCCTGGTGGAAGATCTTCTGAATATATTAGATTAGATAAAAGAGTAATTGAAATTGTTCAAGAATTTAATACTAAGAATAAACCAATTGCTTCTGTTTGTCACGGTATTTTAGTACTTGCAGCTGCTGGTATTATTAAAGATAGAACTTGTTCTTGTTATCCAGCTTGTGCTCCTGATGTTACTTTAAATGGTGGAACATGGGCTGATATTGGCTTTGAAGATGCAATTGTAGATAAAAATCTTGTAACTGCTGCTGCTTGGCCTGCTCACCCAGTTTGGTTAGCTAAATTTCATGATATGCTAAAATAA
- the ruvX gene encoding Holliday junction resolvase RuvX has product MSIASIDIGLKRIGVAICVSSDIVTPKDAILRKNRNQAARDVNIFLKEWDIKKLIVGFPSSSDDMQKRIKHFVNLLELEIPYEFQEENMSSIEAEDMMKGQIKYKRDGRVDSIAAKIILERYLAKKH; this is encoded by the coding sequence TTGAGTATAGCAAGTATTGATATAGGTCTTAAAAGAATTGGTGTTGCTATTTGTGTTAGTTCAGATATAGTAACTCCAAAAGATGCAATTTTAAGAAAAAATAGAAACCAAGCTGCACGTGATGTAAATATCTTTTTAAAAGAGTGGGATATCAAAAAACTAATAGTAGGATTTCCTAGTTCTAGTGATGATATGCAAAAAAGAATAAAACACTTTGTAAATTTACTTGAGTTAGAAATTCCATATGAATTTCAAGAAGAAAATATGAGTTCAATTGAAGCAGAAGATATGATGAAAGGTCAAATCAAATATAAAAGAGATGGTAGAGTTGACTCAATAGCTGCTAAAATTATACTTGAAAGATATCTAGCTAAAAAACACTAA